Proteins found in one Gammaproteobacteria bacterium genomic segment:
- a CDS encoding trypsin-like peptidase domain-containing protein, with amino-acid sequence MLHRKFLTFLAQSAAVGIIAAAILIFLLPNTWLQSGNGDSNSNTSNLASIGPYSYSDAVSKAAPAVVNIYTKKLVQGSRKFSTNNPQLERMLRNMYGRNLDRTVTSLGSGVIVTAEGHILTNNHVIENAEEIEVYLRDGRQLSAKVVGADPETDLAVLQIPTTDVPNISFATSQPLAVGDVVLAIGNPFGLGQTVSQGIISATGRNQLGVNVFENYIQTDAAINPGNSGGALVNARGELIGINTITSSKNGNSVGIGFAIPIVLAKEVMAHMIEYGRVLRGWVGVRIQNISPQLSESFGLTESGGVLVSGIVRGGPAHSAGLYPGDIIISMNDQILTDERQVLNEVIRFRPQQKLNVKGIRNGTLTEWTIEVGQRPIYGALTY; translated from the coding sequence ATGTTACATCGCAAATTTCTTACATTCTTAGCTCAATCAGCTGCAGTCGGAATTATTGCGGCTGCTATATTAATATTTTTATTACCTAATACCTGGCTTCAATCAGGTAATGGTGACTCAAACTCCAACACAAGTAACTTAGCCAGTATTGGCCCTTATTCCTATTCTGATGCAGTGTCAAAAGCTGCACCCGCAGTAGTAAATATTTACACTAAAAAATTGGTTCAAGGTTCACGCAAATTTTCGACGAACAATCCTCAGTTAGAACGCATGTTAAGAAACATGTATGGACGGAATTTAGACCGCACGGTCACAAGCTTGGGTTCTGGCGTCATTGTCACAGCAGAAGGCCATATTCTGACGAACAATCACGTAATCGAGAATGCTGAAGAAATTGAAGTATATTTGCGTGACGGCCGCCAACTCAGCGCTAAAGTGGTTGGTGCAGATCCAGAAACTGATCTTGCTGTATTACAAATTCCTACAACAGATGTTCCTAATATTTCATTTGCCACTTCGCAGCCATTAGCGGTTGGTGATGTTGTACTCGCGATTGGCAACCCATTTGGATTAGGGCAAACCGTTTCTCAAGGGATCATTAGTGCAACAGGAAGAAATCAATTAGGCGTCAATGTATTTGAAAATTACATTCAAACAGACGCTGCTATTAATCCTGGAAATTCAGGTGGTGCACTTGTTAATGCTAGAGGTGAATTGATTGGTATTAACACCATCACTTCATCCAAGAATGGTAATTCTGTAGGTATTGGTTTTGCCATCCCGATCGTACTGGCCAAAGAAGTTATGGCACATATGATTGAATATGGGCGCGTATTACGTGGATGGGTTGGTGTACGCATACAAAACATTTCTCCTCAACTATCAGAATCATTTGGTTTAACTGAAAGTGGAGGAGTATTGGTGTCAGGGATTGTCCGTGGCGGGCCTGCTCATAGTGCTGGTCTATACCCCGGCGATATTATTATCTCTATGAACGACCAAATTCTAACTGATGAACGACAAGTTCTAAATGAAGTGATTCGATTTCGCCCTCAGCAAAAGTTAAATGTAAAGGGTATTCGCAATGGCACTCTAACAGAATGGACAATTGAGGTAGGCCAACGTCCAATCTATGGGGCATTAACTTATTAA
- a CDS encoding ATP-dependent zinc protease, translating into MITNTSKSIIILITFLCTYSTSSFSKEPARVIAGWVEKVRIEYQAYDIKAKLDTGAKTSSIHAIKIKPFKKDGKRWVKFTLLLKDSKGTQHKLYFEKPRSRKANIKNHNGKHDPRYVVNLDLCFNGRKYVTEFTLADRSEYIYDVLLGRQFLKRVAVIDPNDTFLTLSSCEAQSNQF; encoded by the coding sequence ATGATAACCAATACAAGCAAATCCATTATTATCCTAATTACTTTCCTGTGCACTTATTCCACCAGCAGTTTCAGTAAAGAGCCTGCGCGCGTGATCGCTGGTTGGGTAGAGAAAGTACGCATTGAATATCAGGCTTATGACATTAAAGCCAAATTAGACACAGGTGCAAAAACATCGTCTATTCATGCCATAAAAATCAAGCCATTTAAAAAAGATGGAAAAAGATGGGTAAAATTCACTTTGCTACTCAAAGACAGCAAAGGTACTCAACATAAATTATATTTTGAAAAACCTCGCTCTCGCAAAGCTAATATAAAAAACCACAATGGCAAACATGATCCAAGATATGTAGTCAATCTAGACTTATGTTTTAACGGCCGCAAGTATGTTACAGAATTTACATTAGCGGACCGCAGCGAATATATTTATGACGTACTACTTGGCAGGCAGTTTCTCAAGAGAGTAGCAGTCATTGATCCCAATGATACATTTTTAACCCTGTCATCCTGTGAAGCTCAATCAAATCAATTCTAA
- a CDS encoding succinylglutamate desuccinylase/aspartoacylase family protein gives MTFNKTCNVSLSAFCLISLQFYSITLSFADASAEKIDSETNVTEKSSEPKAATVAPNLDLKEVAPLPEPMPESEPAPEVTEDIELENNIDQLVEDKLAAPAVSAPEEDTRDKLVILGAEVPENSSTRLSWSPRITISGLALPTPVLVINGAKPGPTVCLTAAIHGDELNGIEVVRRVMYDIDPSKLSGTLIGVPIVNLQGFQRTSRYLSDRRDLNRFFPGEPNGSLASRIAFSLFTKVIKHCNYLIDLHTGSFRRNNLPQIRANMSDPNVAEFVGAFDKIAVVHHAGSPGMLRSVANQSGIVAITMELGESLRIQENQIAAGTYSINSLLDKLDIYPRTLIWGDPKPTYYESLWLRAESGGILFSEMDLGDRVSQGDVLGIVTDPITNQSTELVSPVNGNIIGMAVNQVVIPGFAAYHIGIESTQEEMTHIKEDQIPSDVNTDGEVVDPE, from the coding sequence ATGACATTCAACAAGACTTGCAATGTGTCTTTATCTGCATTCTGCTTAATTAGCCTGCAATTCTATAGTATTACCCTATCTTTTGCGGATGCCTCTGCTGAGAAAATAGACTCTGAAACTAACGTTACCGAAAAAAGCTCTGAACCTAAGGCAGCTACCGTTGCCCCCAATCTGGACTTAAAAGAAGTTGCTCCGTTGCCAGAGCCTATGCCTGAATCCGAACCGGCTCCAGAAGTAACTGAAGACATTGAATTGGAAAATAATATTGATCAGCTTGTAGAAGACAAACTAGCTGCTCCTGCTGTGTCTGCGCCGGAGGAAGATACTCGTGATAAATTAGTCATCCTTGGCGCCGAAGTACCTGAAAATTCATCAACACGTTTATCGTGGTCTCCTAGAATTACTATTTCTGGTCTAGCTCTACCAACACCAGTGTTGGTAATCAATGGCGCAAAACCTGGACCCACAGTGTGTTTAACTGCTGCGATTCATGGAGACGAATTAAATGGTATCGAAGTCGTTAGACGTGTGATGTATGACATTGATCCAAGCAAATTATCTGGTACTTTAATTGGCGTACCTATTGTTAACTTACAAGGCTTTCAAAGAACCTCGCGCTATTTATCAGACCGTCGAGATTTAAATCGCTTTTTCCCTGGCGAACCGAATGGCAGCTTAGCATCAAGAATTGCATTCTCTCTATTCACAAAAGTAATCAAACATTGTAATTATCTCATCGACTTGCATACAGGATCATTTCGCAGAAACAATCTACCTCAAATACGCGCAAATATGAGTGATCCGAATGTTGCAGAGTTTGTTGGTGCATTTGATAAAATTGCCGTAGTGCACCATGCCGGCAGTCCTGGTATGTTGCGAAGTGTTGCAAATCAATCTGGAATTGTTGCGATCACGATGGAGTTAGGTGAATCCTTGCGCATACAAGAAAATCAAATTGCGGCTGGCACTTACAGTATTAATAGCCTGCTCGATAAATTAGATATTTATCCGCGCACGCTGATATGGGGGGATCCCAAGCCAACTTACTATGAATCATTATGGTTACGTGCAGAGAGTGGAGGAATATTATTTAGTGAAATGGATCTCGGCGATCGAGTTTCACAAGGTGATGTACTAGGTATTGTAACAGACCCTATCACCAATCAAAGCACCGAACTTGTGTCTCCAGTCAATGGAAATATTATCGGCATGGCAGTCAACCAAGTTGTTATCCCAGGATTTGCTGCATATCATATTGGCATTGAATCTACTCAAGAAGAAATGACGCATATTAAAGAAGATCAAATTCCATCTGATGTGAATACAGACGGCGAAGTGGTTGACCCAGAATAA
- the hisC gene encoding histidinol-phosphate transaminase: MDGKVLSLLRPELNKLQAYAVQDATGLVKLDAMENPFAWPANMRKKWLEHISHAQINRYPEPNPEKLKQKLKHQFGPHDDSGLLLGNGSDELIQLLVLAIAKPAACILTVSPSFSMYQMIAEMIGVSCHVVPLDENYELDLEAMLEAIEKYNPALVFLAYPNNPTGNLWSRNDIQAILDKSQGIVVIDEAYGPFAGDSFTNDLVKNHNMVLLRTASKLGLAAIRFGWLAGNAELIAELNKIRLPYNINLLTQLTMEFALDHYELFAEQAETIRFLRGSLFGQLSAIIGVTPYRSEANFILIKMLEQDASDVFNRLLEQKVLIKNVSKQAGLAQCLRVTVGSKEENKIFCDALINALSQ, translated from the coding sequence ATGGATGGGAAAGTCTTATCTCTGTTGAGACCAGAGCTAAACAAGTTGCAAGCTTATGCTGTACAAGATGCAACTGGATTAGTGAAATTAGATGCAATGGAAAATCCATTTGCTTGGCCAGCGAATATGCGTAAAAAGTGGTTGGAGCATATAAGTCATGCACAAATTAATCGTTATCCTGAGCCTAATCCTGAAAAACTAAAACAGAAGTTAAAGCACCAGTTTGGTCCGCATGATGATAGTGGTCTACTCTTGGGTAATGGATCTGATGAATTAATTCAATTATTAGTGTTAGCAATTGCTAAACCAGCAGCATGTATTCTAACAGTTAGCCCAAGCTTCTCAATGTATCAAATGATTGCTGAAATGATTGGTGTAAGTTGTCATGTAGTTCCGCTTGATGAAAACTATGAGCTAGATTTAGAAGCAATGCTTGAAGCGATTGAAAAATATAACCCTGCTCTTGTGTTTCTTGCATATCCTAATAATCCAACAGGTAATTTATGGAGTAGAAATGATATCCAAGCTATTTTGGATAAAAGCCAAGGAATAGTCGTCATTGATGAAGCTTATGGTCCTTTTGCAGGAGATAGTTTCACGAATGACCTAGTCAAAAATCACAATATGGTGTTACTTAGAACAGCATCAAAGTTGGGTTTAGCAGCAATTCGTTTTGGATGGTTGGCAGGAAATGCTGAGTTAATCGCTGAGCTTAATAAAATTCGTCTTCCATACAATATTAATCTGTTAACCCAGTTAACAATGGAGTTTGCTCTTGATCACTATGAATTATTTGCTGAGCAAGCAGAAACGATTAGATTTTTACGCGGCTCTTTGTTTGGCCAACTATCAGCAATAATTGGCGTGACGCCTTATCGTAGTGAAGCGAACTTTATTTTAATTAAAATGCTTGAGCAAGATGCAAGTGATGTATTTAATCGTTTACTTGAGCAGAAAGTACTGATTAAAAATGTGAGCAAGCAAGCAGGGCTAGCGCAATGCTTACGTGTGACTGTGGGTTCAAAAGAAGAAAATAAAATATTTTGTGATGCGTTGATTAATGCGTTGAGTCAATAA
- a CDS encoding Nif3-like dinuclear metal center hexameric protein has product MSTLTEITRYTDKYLSIDDFRDYCPNGLQVEGKHNVGKVATAVTASLAIIKQAKEWGADCLLVHHGYFWKNERAQVVGMKKRRLQALLSADISLIAYHLPLDAHPIVGNNAQIAHRLGISNIEPLQKSSKAPIGNVGMLEAPVSVHEFVSRCGQSLGREPIHIDSGEREVQRIAWCTGGAQHMIDDAVERNADVYLTGEISEQTVHIARECGIHFIAAGHHATERYGVQALAAHLAQKFNLEHQYFDEINPA; this is encoded by the coding sequence ATGAGTACACTAACTGAAATTACCCGCTACACGGATAAATATTTATCTATTGATGACTTTAGAGATTATTGCCCTAATGGTCTTCAAGTCGAAGGCAAGCATAATGTTGGTAAAGTTGCCACTGCCGTGACTGCTAGTCTGGCTATAATTAAGCAAGCAAAGGAATGGGGTGCAGATTGTCTGCTGGTTCATCATGGGTACTTCTGGAAAAATGAGCGAGCACAAGTGGTAGGCATGAAAAAGCGTCGTTTACAGGCGTTATTGAGTGCTGATATAAGCCTGATAGCTTACCATCTTCCATTGGATGCTCACCCAATAGTCGGAAATAATGCCCAAATTGCTCACCGATTAGGCATTTCAAATATAGAACCGCTTCAGAAAAGTAGTAAAGCACCGATTGGGAATGTAGGCATGTTAGAAGCCCCAGTTAGTGTGCATGAATTTGTCAGCAGATGTGGCCAAAGTCTAGGGCGTGAGCCTATTCATATAGATAGTGGTGAGCGTGAGGTGCAACGAATTGCATGGTGTACTGGAGGTGCTCAGCATATGATAGATGATGCGGTTGAACGAAATGCAGACGTTTATTTGACTGGAGAAATTTCTGAGCAAACGGTGCATATTGCACGAGAGTGCGGTATTCATTTTATAGCGGCTGGACATCATGCCACAGAACGTTACGGGGTTCAGGCGTTAGCAGCTCATCTGGCACAAAAATTTAACCTGGAGCATCAGTATTTTGATGAAATTAATCCAGCGTAA
- the hisG gene encoding ATP phosphoribosyltransferase translates to MNSKITLAISKGRILEDTVPLLERMGMAPIEDLNKTRKLLIDTENPNVRVVVIRATDVPTYVQYGAADLGIAGKDTLMETQGEGLYELLDLQICKCKLMVAGKSELPDAGARLKVATKYVHSAQQYFAQQGKQVEIIKLYGSMELAPLTGLADLIVDLVDTGNTLRANGLQPLEHIEDISSRLVANKASLKVRFDTIQHIVEQFRKAIEEI, encoded by the coding sequence ATGAATAGTAAAATTACTCTAGCGATCTCTAAGGGTCGAATACTCGAAGACACGGTTCCATTACTTGAGCGAATGGGTATGGCACCCATAGAGGACTTGAATAAGACACGTAAGTTACTGATAGACACAGAAAATCCAAATGTGAGAGTAGTCGTTATTCGTGCCACTGACGTGCCTACTTATGTACAGTATGGAGCCGCTGATTTGGGTATTGCAGGCAAGGACACCTTGATGGAAACCCAAGGTGAGGGTCTGTATGAGTTACTTGATCTTCAAATATGCAAATGCAAGTTAATGGTGGCAGGAAAATCTGAACTACCAGACGCTGGCGCTAGACTAAAAGTAGCGACAAAATATGTGCATTCAGCCCAGCAGTATTTTGCTCAGCAAGGAAAGCAAGTTGAAATAATTAAGTTATATGGTTCGATGGAATTGGCGCCGTTAACTGGTCTTGCAGATTTAATTGTAGATTTAGTAGATACAGGAAACACACTGCGTGCAAATGGGTTACAACCGCTTGAGCATATTGAAGACATTAGTTCTCGTCTGGTGGCGAATAAAGCGTCTTTAAAGGTGAGATTTGATACAATACAACACATTGTTGAACAATTTCGTAAAGCGATAGAAGAAATTTAA
- a CDS encoding alpha-L-glutamate ligase-like protein, whose protein sequence is MIGFISPKELRRHGVLGINQRNTDYIMRFNPRHLYPLVDDKLTTKSLAISAGIEVPKLYSTIEINNEINTLDMHLEKHHEVVIKPAHGSGGNGILVLGGKIGKFHKTASGDLISLNSIKHYVSNILSGMYSLGGLSDKAFLEYRVQFDPVFENISFKGVPDIRIIVFQGVPVSAMIRLPTSKSGGKANLHQGAIGVGINLATGRTTHAVIGNSPTNIHPDTGNVIHDLQIPKWQKILTIAINCADTVGLGYLGVDIVLDSNLGPLMLELNARPGLNVQLANQQGLYNNLAKIEKLEKIPQSIEERIMLAETL, encoded by the coding sequence ATGATAGGTTTTATTAGCCCAAAAGAATTACGCAGACATGGTGTACTTGGAATTAATCAACGCAACACAGATTACATTATGCGTTTCAACCCTCGCCATTTATACCCATTGGTGGATGATAAGTTAACTACAAAAAGCTTAGCCATTAGTGCAGGTATTGAAGTACCCAAACTTTATTCCACGATAGAAATAAATAATGAAATAAACACTCTTGATATGCACTTAGAGAAACACCATGAGGTAGTTATAAAACCTGCACATGGTAGCGGCGGCAACGGCATTTTAGTATTAGGTGGGAAAATCGGGAAATTCCACAAAACCGCAAGCGGTGATTTAATCAGTCTAAATTCAATTAAGCATTATGTGTCTAATATTTTATCCGGAATGTATAGTTTAGGAGGACTCTCCGACAAAGCATTTCTAGAATACAGAGTTCAATTTGATCCAGTGTTTGAAAATATTAGTTTTAAAGGTGTGCCCGATATACGCATTATCGTCTTTCAAGGCGTGCCTGTTTCAGCCATGATTCGACTGCCGACTAGCAAATCAGGTGGCAAAGCTAATCTTCATCAAGGAGCAATTGGTGTTGGCATTAATTTAGCCACCGGAAGAACCACGCATGCTGTCATTGGTAATAGTCCTACCAATATTCATCCTGATACTGGGAATGTAATCCATGATTTACAAATTCCCAAATGGCAGAAAATTCTGACCATTGCTATTAATTGCGCCGATACCGTAGGGCTGGGTTACCTTGGCGTTGATATTGTATTAGATAGCAACCTTGGCCCATTAATGCTTGAATTAAATGCCCGGCCTGGATTAAACGTTCAACTCGCAAACCAACAAGGCTTATATAACAATCTTGCCAAAATTGAAAAATTAGAAAAAATTCCTCAATCGATAGAAGAAAGAATCATGCTTGCTGAAACATTATGA
- the aroG gene encoding 3-deoxy-7-phosphoheptulonate synthase AroG: MKYQTDDLRIIEMKEVSTPMQVFEEFPLSDESSSCVHTARTEIQKVFHGDDDRLVVVVGPCSIHDPDAARDYAQRLLKLRNKMSDDLLIIMRVYFEKPRTTVGWKGLINDPNLDNSFEINKGLRLARELLLDLNNMGIPAGTEYLDLISPQYVADLVSWGAIGARTTESQVHRELASGLSCPVGFKNATDGGLQVAVDAIGSATRPHHFLSVTKEGKSAIFSTAGNPDCHVILRGGKSTNYDAASISEACASLEKANLAPRVMVDCSHANSLKQHDKQKEVGTDICNQLSNGEKRIFGIMIESNIVEGRQNVVDGKAETYGQSVTDACINWADTEQLLEQFAKAVQVRRQVKDTAAA, translated from the coding sequence ATGAAATACCAAACTGACGATCTACGAATTATAGAAATGAAGGAAGTAAGTACCCCGATGCAGGTATTTGAAGAGTTCCCTCTGTCAGACGAATCTTCTAGCTGTGTACACACCGCACGTACAGAAATTCAAAAAGTTTTTCATGGTGATGATGATCGCTTGGTCGTAGTCGTTGGACCGTGCTCTATTCATGACCCAGATGCAGCACGAGATTACGCACAGCGGTTATTAAAGTTGCGTAATAAGATGTCTGATGACTTACTTATCATTATGCGTGTGTATTTTGAAAAGCCTCGTACTACTGTAGGGTGGAAGGGTTTAATCAATGATCCAAATTTAGATAATAGCTTTGAAATCAACAAAGGTTTGCGGCTAGCAAGAGAATTATTGTTAGATTTGAATAATATGGGTATCCCTGCCGGTACTGAATATCTTGATCTTATAAGTCCGCAATATGTAGCTGATTTGGTCAGTTGGGGGGCGATTGGTGCTCGTACTACTGAAAGCCAAGTACATCGAGAATTAGCGTCAGGTTTATCTTGTCCGGTTGGATTTAAAAATGCCACAGATGGTGGTTTGCAAGTGGCGGTTGATGCGATTGGTTCGGCAACGCGGCCACATCATTTCCTTTCGGTGACAAAAGAAGGTAAGTCAGCCATATTTTCTACTGCCGGCAACCCTGATTGTCATGTGATTTTGCGTGGTGGCAAATCAACAAACTATGATGCAGCAAGTATTAGCGAAGCTTGTGCAAGTCTAGAAAAAGCCAATTTGGCACCTCGTGTAATGGTGGATTGCAGTCATGCTAATAGCTTAAAACAGCACGACAAACAAAAAGAAGTAGGTACTGATATATGTAATCAGTTGTCAAATGGTGAGAAGAGAATTTTTGGCATTATGATAGAAAGTAATATTGTTGAAGGCCGCCAAAATGTTGTTGATGGTAAAGCAGAAACTTACGGTCAAAGTGTTACTGATGCTTGCATCAATTGGGCGGACACAGAACAGTTGCTAGAGCAATTTGCTAAAGCGGTGCAAGTGCGTCGTCAGGTAAAAGACACAGCTGCTGCGTAG
- a CDS encoding inactive transglutaminase family protein has translation MHRTPVIFWSVLFVVIGLAIFLHKSIQLDFPLSADKETEAWTVQARLSFEANKRNVKAMLYIPHVTPGYSKLEEYYISGNFGLNAKKSDDNKTANWAIRKAEGEQTLYYRTTVTKTGATKKWNTVPDYPDAPQFEEPYATAISKIIEDVRSQSADTYSFTYELINQLKSSDANENISLIRGLADSNHEIADLVIKLLSVAHIPTRKVWVIGLADAVNNTHPRVLIQAYNGDEWLTFNPKDGNAGIPTNHLVWKVGDGPFYEVKNAKDVELQFSVTKSYIELLDVAKQNAKRSSSMLGGLTLFALPVQSQNTYSLLLMVPLGALLVVFMRTFIGVQTFGTFMPILIAIAFRETQLFWGIVLFTGIVFVGLLIRFYLEHLRLLLIPRLAVILVTVVTLMLIISLITSRLGVDRLLSISLFPMVILAMTIERMSITWEENGAQAALFQGLGSLVVASFGYLLMTSDRLSYLMFVFPELLLVILGICLIMGRYTGYRLNELLRFREMKSIKNNQS, from the coding sequence ATGCATCGAACACCCGTTATTTTTTGGTCAGTATTATTTGTTGTCATTGGCCTGGCAATTTTTTTACATAAAAGCATTCAATTAGATTTCCCATTATCTGCAGATAAAGAAACAGAAGCATGGACAGTTCAAGCGCGCTTAAGTTTTGAAGCTAACAAGCGCAATGTAAAAGCCATGCTATACATTCCTCACGTCACTCCTGGATATTCTAAACTTGAGGAATATTATATTTCTGGAAATTTCGGATTAAACGCAAAGAAAAGCGATGACAATAAAACAGCAAATTGGGCAATAAGAAAAGCTGAAGGTGAACAAACTCTATATTATCGCACCACTGTTACTAAAACTGGCGCTACAAAAAAATGGAATACCGTTCCCGATTATCCAGATGCACCTCAGTTTGAGGAGCCATATGCCACTGCTATTTCAAAGATTATTGAAGATGTACGCAGTCAGTCAGCTGATACATACTCATTTACATATGAATTAATTAATCAACTCAAATCATCTGATGCTAACGAAAATATTTCGTTAATTCGCGGTCTCGCAGATTCCAATCATGAAATTGCCGACCTGGTAATCAAATTACTTTCAGTTGCACACATACCTACTCGTAAAGTTTGGGTAATCGGTTTGGCCGATGCCGTTAACAACACCCACCCTAGAGTATTAATTCAAGCCTACAACGGAGATGAATGGTTAACATTTAATCCCAAAGATGGCAACGCGGGAATTCCTACTAACCACTTAGTGTGGAAAGTTGGTGATGGACCCTTTTATGAAGTCAAAAATGCCAAAGACGTTGAGCTGCAATTTTCAGTCACAAAATCTTATATTGAGCTACTCGATGTAGCCAAACAGAATGCTAAACGATCAAGCTCAATGCTTGGTGGCCTAACTTTATTTGCTTTGCCAGTTCAAAGCCAGAACACATATAGTCTCTTACTCATGGTGCCACTAGGTGCATTGTTAGTAGTATTCATGCGCACATTTATTGGGGTGCAGACATTTGGCACCTTCATGCCTATCTTAATCGCGATCGCATTTCGAGAAACGCAATTATTTTGGGGTATCGTTTTATTTACAGGCATTGTATTTGTTGGATTACTGATTCGCTTTTATCTGGAACACCTACGCTTATTGTTAATTCCCAGATTAGCAGTCATTTTAGTAACCGTTGTTACTCTCATGCTGATTATAAGTTTAATTACCAGTCGTCTTGGCGTAGATAGACTATTATCAATTTCGTTATTCCCAATGGTGATTCTTGCTATGACCATTGAACGAATGTCTATAACATGGGAAGAAAATGGCGCACAAGCAGCTTTATTTCAAGGCCTAGGCAGTTTAGTTGTTGCCAGTTTTGGTTATCTACTAATGACTAGTGATCGTTTATCTTACTTAATGTTTGTATTCCCAGAATTATTATTAGTTATATTAGGCATCTGCTTAATAATGGGTCGCTACACAGGGTATCGACTGAATGAATTACTTCGTTTTCGCGAAATGAAATCAATCAAGAATAATCAATCATGA
- the hisD gene encoding histidinol dehydrogenase: protein MLTIRRFNSQQASFQTQFSNFLEANTEHESDVSHTVQDIIAQIRTKGDSALLDFTHKFDRLELANAQQLEISQAQLQDALTSIDPAQRVALEQAHKRVEEYAEHQRLQSWQYTDEHGSLLGQRVTPLDRVGIYVPGGTAAYPSSVLMNAVPAKVAGVPEIIMVAPTPDGKLNTTVLAAAAVAGVDRVFRIGGAQAVAALAYGTETVPPVDKIVGPGNIFVATAKRMVFGKVGIDMIAGPSEVLVICDDSANPEWIAMDLFSQAEHDVLARTTLLSTSEEMLNKVESAMNELLPTLERAEIIEQAINAFGCYVKVDNLEQAAKISNQVAPEHLELSVRDPEKLLESIQHAGAVFMGHHTPEVFGDYCAGPNHVLPTSATARFSSPLGVYDFQKRMTILNCSNKGALQLSGIASTLAHSEGLTAHAKSAEFRGSVK from the coding sequence ATGCTTACAATTCGACGATTTAATTCTCAACAAGCATCATTTCAAACGCAATTTTCTAATTTTCTAGAAGCTAATACTGAACATGAGTCTGATGTCTCGCACACTGTGCAAGACATCATTGCTCAGATTCGTACCAAGGGTGATAGTGCATTATTAGATTTCACACATAAATTTGATCGCTTAGAATTAGCCAATGCGCAGCAATTAGAAATATCGCAAGCGCAACTTCAAGATGCATTAACATCTATAGATCCTGCTCAACGTGTAGCATTAGAACAAGCACATAAGAGGGTTGAGGAATATGCCGAACACCAGCGTCTTCAGTCTTGGCAATATACTGATGAACATGGCTCACTATTAGGACAGCGTGTAACACCATTAGACCGTGTAGGTATTTATGTGCCTGGTGGTACTGCTGCGTATCCCTCTTCAGTGCTTATGAATGCTGTGCCAGCTAAAGTAGCAGGTGTGCCAGAAATTATCATGGTCGCGCCGACACCTGATGGGAAATTAAATACTACGGTACTTGCAGCAGCAGCTGTCGCTGGCGTTGATCGAGTGTTTCGAATTGGTGGTGCGCAAGCTGTGGCTGCCCTTGCTTACGGAACAGAAACAGTTCCACCAGTAGATAAAATTGTTGGGCCAGGGAATATTTTTGTCGCTACAGCTAAGAGAATGGTGTTTGGCAAAGTTGGTATAGATATGATTGCGGGTCCATCAGAGGTGTTAGTTATATGTGATGACTCGGCTAATCCTGAATGGATTGCAATGGATTTATTCTCTCAAGCTGAACATGATGTATTAGCGCGTACGACATTGCTATCAACCTCAGAAGAAATGCTTAATAAAGTTGAGTCAGCAATGAATGAATTATTGCCTACACTTGAACGTGCAGAAATTATTGAACAAGCGATTAATGCTTTTGGCTGTTATGTAAAAGTTGATAATTTGGAACAGGCTGCAAAAATCAGCAATCAAGTGGCGCCGGAACATTTAGAGCTTTCAGTGCGCGATCCTGAAAAATTACTTGAAAGCATTCAGCATGCAGGAGCTGTATTTATGGGGCATCACACGCCAGAAGTTTTTGGTGATTACTGTGCTGGGCCGAATCATGTTTTACCTACCAGTGCGACAGCAAGATTTTCATCACCATTAGGCGTGTACGATTTTCAAAAGCGCATGACAATTTTAAATTGCTCAAATAAAGGCGCATTACAACTTAGTGGTATTGCTAGTACTCTTGCACATAGTGAGGGATTAACAGCGCATGCGAAGTCTGCCGAATTTAGAGGCTCAGTTAAATAG